One Nitrospirota bacterium genomic window, GCAGCCGTCGCTCCGGACATGGGCCGTGCAGTTCATGGGCTCCATGGTGGCATGGGACAGGAACGGCAGGAGGTAAGTCGACTCGATTTTCTTCGCTGCCGCGCCAAGGGCATTCAGCACGCTGCCGTCGTTCCTCGCTACGATACCATTCGTGCCAAGGCGGGCAGTGAACTCCTGTTCGAGCGAAGCATTGCTCAGATTGGGATGCTTGGGATTCCGCCAGTCCGGCTTGAGCGCGTCCCTGCCTCTCCATGCCGCATCGATGGTGTCCGCGCAGACTGCCATACCATGTGAGACCGGCACAACCGCCCGGACGCCCGGTACGGCTTGTGCCGCTTCCTTATCGGAGGAAGCAAGCTCGGCCCCGAAGGCAGGAGGGCGGGCTATGGCCGCATAGAGCATGCCCGGAACGAAAGAATCGATGCCGAAGCGGGCGGAACCATTCACCTTGTCAACGGCGTCGAGCCTCGGCACATCCTTGCCGATGTAACGGAACTCCTTCTCCGTCTTGAGCACGGGATTCTGCGGCACTTCGAGTTTCGACGCTTTCTCCGAAAGCTCGCCGTAGCTCAGCACGCGGTTTGACTTCACATGCCGGACCTTTCCGAGATCAACGGCGCACTCCTGGACCGGAACGCCCCATTGCCGGGCCGCGGCAAGGAGCAGCATTGTGCGGGCGGCCGCGCCCGCCTTCCGGAGCGGCTCATGCATGTGGCGGATGCTCGAACTGCCGCCCGTGGACTGGCTGCCCCAGACCGGGTCCTTGTACGCATCGCCCGCGGGAGCGGGCTGCATGCGGACGCCCTTCCAGTCCGCATCGAGCTCGTCGGCAACGATCATCGTGAGCGAGGTGTACACGCCCTGTCCCATCTCGGACTTGTTCACGGTGACAACGACGGCATTGTCCGGACGGACTTCCAGCCATACATTCGGATGAAATGCCTGCCCCGCCTTCTCGAGTTCCGCGGCGGAGAGCAGGCGGTACCCCGTGGCAGTCGACGCGACGGCGATCGCGAGGCCCGTGCCGGTCATCTTCAGAAACTGTCTTCGTGTCAGGTCGATCTTCATTTTTTACCTCCTGCAGATGCCACGCGGATAGCGCTCTTGATCTTCTGGTAGGTGCCGCAGCGGCAGAGGTTGCCGTTCATGGCATCGATGATCTTCGCCTCCGAGGGATGGGGGTCTTCTTTCAGGAGCGAGGCCGCCTGCATGATCTGGCCGGTCTGGCAGTACCCGCACTGCGGGACCTGCTCCTTGATCCAGGCCTGTTTCACCGGATGGTCCTCGGGCAGGCCTTCGATGGTCGTGATTTTCCTGCCCCCGACCGATCCGACCGGTGTCTGGCAGGAACGCTCAGCCTTGCCGTCGAGGTGTACGGTGCAGGAGCCGCACATGCCGATGCCGCATCCGTACTTGGTGCCGGTCAGTTTGAGCCGCTCCCGGATGACCCAGAGCAGCGGTACGTCCGGCGCTACGTCAACCTGATACGATTTGCCGTTGATTTCGAGATTGATCATGTGAACACCTCCTGGAAAGAGAAGCCTTTGTGTTAAAATCCTTCACCACAGAGTTCGCGGAGAAAATCTCGTATTACAATAAATTATGCGATCTTTAAAACACCCCACCCTCTGCGACCTCATGAATTTCATGTCTGTTGTCCTAAATTCTCTGGATAAGATCTTGCTACGATCTAAAAGCTTTTAAAAAGCCTTATAGCTATATCTCTTATGCTGCTTTGCTTTTATTTAAGAACTTTATTTTCTCTGCGTCCTCTGCGGTAAAATTGATTCGGTTTTCATAAATTAATTTTTAACAGTATCAGAGAAGCATGGTGACGCGGCGACCCCGGAAGGATCAGTCCGCGAAGCACATTGTTTCAAGAGATAGCATTGATACGGGTGAGCGCTCAGAAAAAGATTGGATGGAGAAATTGTATCACTCAAACGGAGGTTGTCAAGCCGGTCCCGCGCCGGCGGAGCAAGAAGCCGGCGTTTATTTTCCGAAAGAACAGACGGCGTAGCGGCAGGTCTTGCAATGAAGGCGGAGGCCGAAGGGAGATTTCAATTGCGGCAGTACAGTCTATTGCCAACCTTTTGTATTATCAGACTTCTTGTCCCAAGTGCTCTGCAGGGATACCGGCGGTCTCCCGGACAACACATGGCTCGTGGGAAAAATCGCAACGTTCTACGCAGGAAGAGGAATGAAGACGCGAACACGAAAGGTCGCGCTAGAGAATGATGTCAGCCGCGGCAATTGACGGGAACTCGCCGCTCGTGCTGTGGATTTGCGATGCTGAAGTCGGGAGGGAACTGCTCTCCGCGCTACTTATGGCACTTGTCGCAGTTGCCCTTCACGTTGAAGGCACGCTGTCCGTCGTGACACGCGCCGCAGTACAAGCCCTTCTCCATGTCAGCCATGGTCATCTTTTTTCTCGCTACATGGGTGTCGAAGACCTTGTAGTGGCAGTCCGTGCATTTCAGGCCCGCTTTCATGACATGGAACTCGTGGCTATAGGTGACGTCGGCGGCACCGGTCATCGAAAAGGTGATATCCCCTCCGCCCACTTTGCCCCATGCCGTCGCCGCGCAGAACAGACCCGCTGCAAGTATGGCAAGAACTCTCCCTTTCATCTCCCCTCCCCCTCTGTGTTGTTCAGGAAGCAATCCCCGGTACGCTGCAGTACAGGCCGGTTGGATGCGAGCCGCCTTCCTGCATGGAGTCCCGGGCGTTCATGGCAAGATACATGAGGACCTGCTCGATCTGCCCTCTGTCGGCCATCACGTAACCACGGAGTTGATATCCACGGTCCGGAGCTTGGTAGATTACGGTCTCAGAAAGCGGCCCAGGCTGTCCCTCACGGTTCCGACCACATCCCAGACAAGGCAGGAACTGAGCCGGACCGCCGAGCGGTTCCTGCGCAGGCGGAGAACACCTCCGCCGGCAAGCTGACCCAGAAAAAAAGCACCCACCATCGCAGGGAAGGTCGCGAACTGCCATCCGAGGCCGGACAACAGACGGACCGCGATGACGAACGGGACGGGCAGATGGACCGACAGGAACCAGCCGGAAGAAAACTTCGTTTCATTTGCGCGCCAGTAGCCGAAAGGAAGGTTGATCAGGAAAACAAGGGACGATGCGGTGAAAAGGTTCATGTGCATGTTCATGCCTGCTCCACGATAAGGCGGCTCTTGACGAGCGAGACCTCGCGGACAACGCCGGTGACCCGCTTCTCCTCGCCGAAGAGATTGCGCAGGATGACCACCCCGCCCTCGCTCTTGACCTGGTTCACCGCCTCGAGCAGCAGTTCCTCTTTATCGTTCTTCTTGAGATACGCCTTGAGATCACACATTTCTTATTTGGTTCTATAACACGAACCCTCTCTGAAAGCAAGAGAAAACACCTCGGCTTCGTCCCACGGTCTCGGGGTCATCCGTTACAAAGGGCGGCCCGGCCCATGCGTCCGGTGCAAAAAAGGCGGCAGAACACAGAAGGGCGGCAAGAAGGCAAGCGGCTAGTCGCCCGATGCGGTTGCTTGAGATGGGTCGTTGCATGTCTTTCTCTTGCCGGCCATCACTTTGACGGTCGAAACAGTTCATAGAAATAAATATTTCAATTGGATGTCTACGAGTAAGTTCCGCATGATCCATCCCTGGTCCAAGTCGGGGCCTGCATGGAATCATGTGAACAAATGCGCGAACAGGCTGATGTTGCCGCCCCGTAGATGATAAAGCAGGGCAATGGAAAGAGTGGATTAACTTATCATTATTGTGACTTCACCTACAATTGTGTACTTTCAATATTACGGCAAGGGCCAAAAATACTGAGTGTATTATGCGAGCAATGAATCCAACGTCCTTTGTAGCCCTTCTACGTCGTAGGGTTTTTTGAGGAAGGCCTGGAATCCCTGCTTACGGTAGTTCGACAGAGCAGCGTCATCCGAGTAGCCGCTCGACACTATTGCCTTCACAGCTGGATCAATCTGGAGCAGCTTTTGTATCGTTTCTAATCCCCCCATGCCGCCCCGAACAGTCAGATCGAGGATGACGATGTCAAAGGGCCTTCCTGCGGTCATTGCATTCTGATACTTTTCCAGCGCCTCCAGCCCCTGTTCTACGACTTCCACAGTATGTCCTAGCGCAACGAGTAACTCGGTGCTCAGATTCCTAATGACTTCTTCATCATCCATGACCAATATTCTGGCGGCACGCCGCGGTGTTGTAACAGCCGCTGGTTGCAGGGACTCAACTTGCTCCTGTGTATCTGAAGCGGGAAGGTAAATATAAAAGGTGCTGCCTTTGCCGACCTTGGAGTTCACCTTGATCATGCCGCCATGGTTTCTGATAATCGAATAGGAGGTCGCGAGTCCCAGACCGCTGCCCTTTTGCTTTGTCGTAAAATAGGGGTCAAAAATCTTCGTATAGTGCTCTGCGGGAATGCCGACGCCATTGTCCGTGATGACGATAACCACGTATCGGCCTTTCGGAAGGGCTAGGGCAGGAGTCTGGCCGTGCACCTGCACATTCTTCATCCCGATAGTGACCAGACCGCCCTCCGGCATGGCCTGATCGGCGTTCAGGACAATATTCTGGATCACCTGGGCGAGTTGGCCTTCGTCGGCCGCCACTTGCCAGAGAGCGTCTTCAGCAACGATTCGGTAATCGGAACGTGACCCGCTCAGGGCGAACTTGGCGGCATTCTCTATCAACGGTCGAACATTCGTGGGTTTGATCACCGGCTGGCCGCCCTTCGCAAAGGTCAAAAGCTGCGAGGTCAGATTTACGGACTGGTGCAGGGCCTTTTCCGCCTGTTCCAGCATGGCGAGCGATTTCTCCTTCTGATCGAAGGTGAGTCTCGCCATGGACATATAGCCAAAGACACCCTGCAGGAGATTGTTGAAGTCATGGGCAATGCCGCCGGCAAGCGCGCCGATGGATTCTAATTTCTGCGTCTTGAGCCGTTCTTCCTCAAGCAGGCGTTTTTCCGTGATATTATTGATCGTTTCGATGACAGAGGTCACAGAGCCGGATGCATCTTTGATGGGGAAAGCTTTGGTCTCTACGTAGAGAAGGTTTCCGTCAGCGTCTTTATGACGGTGGAGTGCTGCGTAGGGTTTCCCCGTCTCAAATACCTTGCGAGTTGCGCATTCCTCACCCTCTTCGTAACAGGGTCGGTCGGTCTTGTGCGAGACCTCATAGCAGTGCTGCCCGATGACCTTCTCCTCGTGGCACCCCGTCTGACTGCAGTACGCCTTATTGGCGGTCAGGATGCGGTAATCACGGTCAATAACAATGAATCCCTCGTCAACGGTGTCAAGGATGTTCCGGATAAATTTCTCGCTCTGCTGGATTTTATCTTCGGCCTGTTTACGTTCCGTGATGTCCTGGGCTGTTCCGAATATCCTGATGGCCTTGCCGGATGAATCACGTCTGACAACGCCGAATGCTTCCATCATCCACTCGCGGCCTGAATCATTGACGATCCGGATTGCTACATGGTATGGAGTTGTGTCGCTCTCAAGCGCTCTGTAAAAATTTGACTCCATGGTTGAACGGTCATCAGGATGGATCATGCGGACGAATTCATCGACGGAAGGCGCATAATTTTCAGGGGACTTATCGAAGAGCATGTACGTTTCGTCCGACCATTCAAGCGTCTGGGAAACAAGGTCTAGGTCCCAGCTCCCCAGTTTTGCTACCAGCTGGGACTCGCGTAAGCGACTTTCGCTCTTCCTGAGCTTTTGCTCAGCCAGCCGTTGCTCGGTGACGTCATTGTGCACACCAACAAGGCCGACAACTTTGTTTTCTTTA contains:
- a CDS encoding CooT family nickel-binding protein → MCDLKAYLKKNDKEELLLEAVNQVKSEGGVVILRNLFGEEKRVTGVVREVSLVKSRLIVEQA
- a CDS encoding cytochrome c3 family protein → MKGRVLAILAAGLFCAATAWGKVGGGDITFSMTGAADVTYSHEFHVMKAGLKCTDCHYKVFDTHVARKKMTMADMEKGLYCGACHDGQRAFNVKGNCDKCHK
- a CDS encoding (2Fe-2S)-binding protein translates to MINLEINGKSYQVDVAPDVPLLWVIRERLKLTGTKYGCGIGMCGSCTVHLDGKAERSCQTPVGSVGGRKITTIEGLPEDHPVKQAWIKEQVPQCGYCQTGQIMQAASLLKEDPHPSEAKIIDAMNGNLCRCGTYQKIKSAIRVASAGGKK
- a CDS encoding PAS domain S-box protein encodes the protein MTENRKYHSSNEDITAQKQEETRDKTILRMAMDGFYLVDTEGRILETNDSYCSMIGYSNEELLKMSVKDVEVLDTQEVIERRLQQIIETGSVRFETKHRRKDGRIIDIEASVNYLLEKQPKFFCFMRNITDRKRAEEKLLYFQMAVGSATDAIGMSTPAGRHYYQNEAYTKLFGLSVSEVDGVSGPPATVYADEKVGRKVFDIIMNGGSFIGEVKMLDKDRKERDIYLRAYSIKNKENKVVGLVGVHNDVTEQRLAEQKLRKSESRLRESQLVAKLGSWDLDLVSQTLEWSDETYMLFDKSPENYAPSVDEFVRMIHPDDRSTMESNFYRALESDTTPYHVAIRIVNDSGREWMMEAFGVVRRDSSGKAIRIFGTAQDITERKQAEDKIQQSEKFIRNILDTVDEGFIVIDRDYRILTANKAYCSQTGCHEEKVIGQHCYEVSHKTDRPCYEEGEECATRKVFETGKPYAALHRHKDADGNLLYVETKAFPIKDASGSVTSVIETINNITEKRLLEEERLKTQKLESIGALAGGIAHDFNNLLQGVFGYMSMARLTFDQKEKSLAMLEQAEKALHQSVNLTSQLLTFAKGGQPVIKPTNVRPLIENAAKFALSGSRSDYRIVAEDALWQVAADEGQLAQVIQNIVLNADQAMPEGGLVTIGMKNVQVHGQTPALALPKGRYVVIVITDNGVGIPAEHYTKIFDPYFTTKQKGSGLGLATSYSIIRNHGGMIKVNSKVGKGSTFYIYLPASDTQEQVESLQPAAVTTPRRAARILVMDDEEVIRNLSTELLVALGHTVEVVEQGLEALEKYQNAMTAGRPFDIVILDLTVRGGMGGLETIQKLLQIDPAVKAIVSSGYSDDAALSNYRKQGFQAFLKKPYDVEGLQRTLDSLLA